One window of the Streptomyces sp. TS71-3 genome contains the following:
- a CDS encoding MarR family winged helix-turn-helix transcriptional regulator, giving the protein MTEREQAPEPVDDVDAVTQAVLTASRLLVAVSARSLATAEDRVTLPQFRLLVVLSTHGPAKLVALADRLGVNPSTAMRMMDRLIASGLADRQVNPANRRETVLRVTDDGARLVDEVTARRRAEIAAVVARMLPEQRTAMVEALTAFNQAGGEPKVTETERVLYPLGWTDGQAQETRS; this is encoded by the coding sequence ATGACTGAGCGCGAGCAGGCGCCTGAGCCTGTGGACGACGTCGACGCCGTGACGCAGGCGGTGCTCACCGCATCCCGGCTCCTGGTGGCAGTCTCGGCACGGTCGCTGGCGACCGCCGAGGACCGGGTCACCCTGCCGCAATTCCGGCTGCTCGTGGTGCTGTCGACGCACGGGCCGGCGAAACTGGTCGCCTTGGCCGACCGACTGGGTGTGAACCCCTCCACCGCCATGCGCATGATGGACCGGCTGATCGCCTCGGGCCTGGCCGACCGGCAGGTCAACCCCGCCAACCGCCGCGAGACGGTACTGCGCGTCACCGATGACGGCGCCCGGCTGGTCGACGAGGTCACGGCCCGGCGCCGCGCCGAGATCGCCGCCGTCGTCGCGCGGATGCTCCCCGAGCAGCGCACCGCGATGGTCGAGGCACTCACCGCCTTCAACCAGGCCGGCGGCGAGCCCAAGGTGACCGAGACCGAGAGAGTCCTCTATCCCCTGGGCTGGACCGACGGCCAGGCCCAGGAAACGCGTAGCTAA
- a CDS encoding PP2C family protein-serine/threonine phosphatase, whose translation MMALVAAVDLATGPGTGFLPLISLGPAFAGLAGGWRRTAVLGAVALALCCVLGYYDGLLQSRRGFTAIGSVAGVTVAGTLAGVARRRHEAELASVRSVAEAAQRVLLRPVPAAAGHLRASVTYTSATAEARVGGDLYEVVITPHGVRVIVGDVQGKGLEAVGRAAVALGAFREAAHDEKDIVTVGQRVERAMAREPHDEKFVTAVIAELSPAGGALFLNYGHPAPMVVRADGSVEFPEPVRFALPLGLAAHGAEGPAPFTVRFGPGDQILLYTDGVTEARDRHGAFYPLGARAGLLDDADPSAALARLKADLQRHIAGPFRDDAAMLLLRHEPDGSKRDEGFTGS comes from the coding sequence ATGATGGCGCTCGTCGCGGCCGTCGACCTCGCCACCGGCCCCGGAACGGGTTTCCTCCCCCTCATCTCTCTCGGACCCGCTTTCGCCGGACTCGCCGGAGGATGGCGGCGTACCGCTGTCCTCGGTGCCGTGGCGCTCGCCCTGTGCTGTGTGCTCGGGTACTACGACGGGCTGCTGCAGTCCCGGCGCGGTTTCACGGCCATCGGCTCGGTCGCGGGGGTCACCGTGGCGGGGACGCTCGCGGGAGTCGCGCGCCGCCGGCACGAGGCCGAGCTGGCGAGTGTCCGCAGTGTCGCCGAGGCCGCCCAACGAGTTCTGCTGAGACCTGTGCCTGCCGCCGCCGGCCACCTACGGGCCTCGGTCACCTACACCTCCGCGACCGCCGAGGCACGGGTCGGCGGCGATCTCTACGAGGTCGTGATCACGCCCCACGGCGTGCGCGTCATCGTCGGAGACGTCCAGGGCAAGGGGCTGGAAGCCGTCGGAAGGGCCGCCGTCGCGCTCGGCGCGTTCCGCGAGGCGGCCCACGACGAGAAGGACATCGTCACGGTCGGCCAGCGGGTGGAACGCGCCATGGCCAGGGAACCGCACGACGAGAAGTTCGTGACCGCCGTGATCGCCGAACTGTCCCCCGCAGGCGGGGCCCTCTTCCTCAACTACGGGCATCCGGCTCCCATGGTGGTGAGGGCCGACGGCAGTGTGGAGTTTCCCGAACCCGTCCGCTTCGCTCTCCCCCTCGGCCTCGCGGCCCACGGGGCCGAGGGGCCCGCGCCGTTCACGGTGCGCTTCGGGCCCGGCGACCAGATCCTGCTCTACACGGACGGGGTGACCGAGGCCCGCGACAGGCACGGCGCCTTCTACCCGCTCGGGGCCCGCGCGGGGCTCCTGGATGACGCCGACCCGTCCGCCGCCCTCGCCCGGCTCAAGGCAGACCTGCAACGCCACATCGCGGGTCCGTTCCGCGACGACGCCGCCATGCTGCTGCTGCGCCACGAGCCGGACGGCAGCAAACGGGACGAGGGATTTACCGGTTCCTGA
- a CDS encoding chloride channel protein, giving the protein MGAFLRGATGGLPLLAVVVGAGAGAGAIVFRWLIQTFTRLLSGHADYAAAGHAVNPHVPWLGRWFVLVAPVLAGLVYGPLVYRFAREARGHGVPEVMFAVARRGGHIAGRVAVVKSLASALCIGGGGSVGREGPIVQIGSALGSTVGRLLRVAEDRMRILVACGAAAGIAATFNAPLAGVFFAMELILRDFAAESFGMVVLASVTSSVIGRAAFGNTPFLALPSFTVHHLTEYLLFALLGVLAGAVGVVFTRILYLVEDGCDAAWRGPEWARPAVGGLLLGGLLLLLPQMYGVGYPVLEDAVGGAYATGLLLVLLVGKIAATSLTIGIGGSGGVFAPSLFMGAMLGAGYGNVLHQVLPGTAGPVGAYGLIGMGAVFAGAARAPITAVIIMFELTGEYSIILPLMAAIALATGVSKLLSRDTIYTLKLSRRGVDLGEGPPRSPFAGATVQTVMEPVPDPLVGTMPLATAADALVRAPHGVLPVLDASGAYLGTVTARSAAETLADTADAMLTVSDVVHLPRPITTETDLDEALSALMAAEGAGLPVVDEDRSRLVGWVTHQSVLHALHRTNTERPIRPASATGHHP; this is encoded by the coding sequence GTGGGTGCGTTCCTGCGCGGTGCCACCGGGGGCCTGCCCTTGCTGGCCGTGGTCGTGGGGGCCGGGGCGGGAGCGGGCGCCATCGTCTTCCGGTGGCTGATCCAGACCTTCACCCGCCTGCTGTCGGGCCACGCCGACTACGCGGCGGCCGGCCATGCGGTGAACCCCCATGTGCCATGGTTGGGCCGCTGGTTCGTCCTGGTGGCGCCCGTGCTCGCGGGGCTGGTGTACGGCCCGCTGGTGTACCGGTTCGCGCGAGAGGCACGGGGCCACGGGGTACCGGAGGTCATGTTCGCGGTGGCCCGGCGCGGTGGGCACATCGCAGGACGGGTGGCCGTGGTGAAGTCGCTGGCCTCCGCCCTGTGTATAGGCGGGGGCGGCTCGGTGGGCCGTGAGGGGCCGATCGTGCAGATCGGCTCGGCCCTGGGCTCGACGGTCGGCAGGCTGCTCAGGGTGGCGGAGGACCGGATGCGGATCCTCGTGGCCTGCGGCGCCGCTGCCGGCATCGCGGCTACCTTCAACGCGCCGCTGGCCGGGGTCTTCTTCGCGATGGAGCTGATCCTGCGGGACTTCGCCGCGGAATCCTTCGGCATGGTGGTCCTCGCGTCGGTGACCTCGTCCGTGATCGGCAGAGCCGCGTTCGGCAACACCCCGTTCCTGGCCCTGCCCTCCTTCACGGTCCACCACCTGACGGAGTACCTGCTCTTCGCCCTGCTCGGGGTCCTCGCGGGCGCGGTCGGCGTGGTGTTCACACGGATCCTGTACCTGGTCGAGGACGGCTGCGACGCCGCGTGGCGGGGCCCGGAGTGGGCGAGGCCGGCGGTGGGCGGACTGCTGCTGGGCGGCTTGCTGCTGCTGCTTCCCCAGATGTACGGCGTCGGTTATCCGGTACTGGAGGACGCGGTGGGCGGTGCCTACGCCACCGGACTGCTGCTGGTCCTGCTGGTGGGCAAGATCGCGGCGACCAGTCTGACCATCGGCATCGGGGGTTCGGGCGGTGTCTTCGCCCCGTCGCTCTTCATGGGGGCCATGCTCGGCGCGGGGTACGGCAACGTCCTCCACCAGGTGCTGCCCGGCACGGCAGGCCCGGTTGGAGCCTACGGCCTGATCGGCATGGGGGCGGTCTTCGCCGGCGCCGCACGTGCACCCATCACGGCTGTGATCATCATGTTCGAGCTCACCGGCGAGTACTCGATCATCCTGCCGCTGATGGCCGCCATCGCCCTGGCCACGGGCGTGAGCAAGCTGCTCTCCCGGGACACGATCTACACCCTCAAACTCAGCCGACGGGGCGTCGACCTCGGCGAGGGCCCACCACGCTCGCCGTTCGCGGGGGCCACCGTGCAAACGGTCATGGAGCCCGTCCCCGACCCACTCGTCGGCACCATGCCGCTGGCCACCGCAGCGGACGCGCTGGTGCGCGCGCCGCACGGGGTCCTGCCCGTCCTCGACGCGTCCGGTGCCTATCTGGGCACGGTCACCGCGCGCTCGGCTGCAGAGACCCTCGCTGACACGGCCGACGCGATGCTCACCGTCAGCGATGTCGTCCACCTGCCCCGGCCCATCACGACGGAGACCGACCTCGACGAGGCGCTCTCGGCCCTGATGGCCGCCGAAGGCGCGGGACTGCCCGTCGTGGACGAGGACCGGAGCCGGCTCGTCGGCTGGGTCACCCACCAGTCCGTGCTGCACGCTCTGCACCGCACGAACACGGAGAGGCCCATCAGGCCGGCATCCGCCACGGGCCACCACCCCTGA
- a CDS encoding SLC13 family permease, with the protein MNDWHSWAAIVVFVGAYVLIISEKIHRVAVALGGAGLMLAIGATDDVSAFYSQDSGIDWNVIFLLLGMMVIVGVLKKTGMFEYLAIWAVKRARARPSRVMAMLVVITAVASALLDNVTTVLLIAPVTLLVCERLALPAAPFLTAEVFASNIGGTATLVGDPPNIIIASRAGLTFNDFLDHLAPLAVVLVITLLLLCRVMFRTSFRYDGDRAAEIMALEEREAIKDPRLLVQGLIVLTLVVAGFVLHPVLHYEPSIVALLGAGLLIAVSAVETNDVLAEVEWPTLAFFAGLFVMIGGLIDTGVVGKISHYLADVIGGNELGGSLTLLGGSAVLSGIVDNIPYVATMAPITSDLVHNMGGSGDHVLWWALALGADLGGNATAIGASANVVVLGIAERNRQPISFWEFTKYGLIVTAATVVISLAYVWLRYFALT; encoded by the coding sequence GTGAACGACTGGCATAGCTGGGCCGCGATCGTCGTATTCGTCGGCGCGTACGTCCTGATCATCAGCGAGAAGATCCACCGCGTCGCCGTCGCCCTCGGCGGTGCGGGGCTCATGCTCGCGATCGGGGCGACCGACGACGTCTCGGCGTTCTACTCCCAGGACTCCGGCATCGACTGGAACGTCATCTTCCTCTTGCTGGGGATGATGGTGATCGTCGGCGTGCTGAAGAAGACAGGCATGTTCGAATACCTGGCCATCTGGGCCGTCAAGCGAGCCCGTGCAAGACCGTCCCGGGTCATGGCCATGCTGGTCGTCATCACCGCCGTCGCCTCTGCCCTGCTCGACAACGTCACCACCGTTCTGCTGATCGCGCCGGTGACCCTGCTGGTCTGCGAGCGCCTCGCGCTTCCCGCCGCTCCGTTCCTGACAGCGGAGGTGTTCGCCTCCAACATCGGGGGCACGGCGACCCTGGTCGGAGACCCGCCCAACATCATCATCGCCAGCCGCGCGGGCCTGACCTTCAACGACTTCCTCGACCACCTCGCCCCGCTCGCGGTGGTACTGGTGATCACCCTGCTCCTGTTGTGCAGGGTGATGTTCCGCACATCCTTCCGATACGACGGCGACCGCGCCGCCGAGATCATGGCGCTGGAGGAGCGCGAAGCGATCAAGGACCCCCGCCTACTCGTACAGGGCCTCATCGTCCTGACCCTGGTGGTGGCCGGCTTCGTCCTGCATCCAGTGCTGCACTACGAACCCAGCATCGTCGCGCTCCTGGGCGCCGGCCTGCTCATCGCCGTCTCCGCCGTCGAGACGAACGATGTGCTGGCCGAGGTCGAATGGCCCACGCTCGCCTTCTTCGCCGGACTGTTCGTCATGATCGGCGGCCTCATCGACACCGGCGTCGTCGGCAAGATCTCGCACTACCTCGCGGACGTGATCGGCGGCAACGAACTCGGCGGCTCCCTGACCCTGCTCGGCGGCTCCGCCGTGCTGTCCGGCATCGTCGACAACATTCCCTACGTCGCCACCATGGCCCCCATCACCAGCGACCTGGTCCACAACATGGGCGGCTCCGGCGACCACGTCCTGTGGTGGGCCCTCGCCCTCGGCGCCGACCTCGGCGGCAACGCCACCGCCATCGGCGCCTCCGCCAATGTCGTCGTCCTCGGCATCGCCGAACGCAACCGCCAGCCGATCTCGTTCTGGGAGTTCACCAAGTACGGCCTCATCGTCACCGCCGCGACCGTAGTCATCTCGCTGGCCTACGTATGGCTGCGCTACTTCGCGCTCACGTGA
- a CDS encoding sodium:proton antiporter yields MVLVAVFGVALLVAVLLSGLAARTVLSTSFLFLVGGALVSDGFLGLIHITPDSEIVSATADLALFAVLFTDGMHVSLPKLRANWRNPARALGLGMPLAFVFMALVTRYLVGLDWTTSFLVGAVLAPTDPVFASAIVGRTEVPAKLRHLLNVESGVNDGLALPVVLVLIAAAGPTSGSAEASPGKIGSELLLGLVFGVVLPLLVSGLVRFPLLGAEAKLQPLLPLATGIVLYALCHLTHANPYLAAFTAGATIAYVMPEARISFESLGEALAELTKFAALLVFGALLTPHLFGSLPLGGYGAVLLAIFLIRPASLLLSLLGTRLSRREKLVAAWFGPKGFASVVYGLLVLQSGIPHAQQAFTLIAVCIAFSIVAHSSTDVPIARAFHVDELAGISEGTDARPAVVDSSEGIGGP; encoded by the coding sequence ATGGTGCTGGTGGCGGTGTTCGGTGTTGCTCTGCTGGTGGCCGTGCTGCTGTCGGGCCTGGCGGCGCGCACGGTACTTTCCACCTCCTTCCTCTTCCTGGTGGGTGGTGCGCTCGTCAGTGACGGTTTCCTCGGCTTGATCCACATCACGCCGGACAGCGAGATCGTGTCGGCGACGGCCGACCTGGCCCTGTTCGCGGTGCTGTTCACCGACGGCATGCACGTTTCCCTGCCGAAACTGCGCGCGAACTGGCGGAACCCGGCGCGGGCCCTCGGCCTCGGCATGCCTCTCGCCTTCGTCTTCATGGCCCTCGTCACCCGCTACCTGGTGGGTCTGGACTGGACGACCTCCTTCCTGGTGGGTGCGGTGCTGGCACCCACCGACCCGGTGTTCGCCTCGGCGATCGTCGGCCGTACCGAAGTGCCGGCCAAGCTCCGCCACCTGCTGAACGTCGAGAGCGGCGTCAACGACGGACTCGCGCTGCCGGTCGTCCTCGTGCTGATCGCCGCCGCCGGACCGACCAGCGGGAGCGCGGAAGCCTCACCGGGAAAGATCGGGTCGGAACTGCTGCTGGGCCTGGTCTTCGGCGTCGTGCTGCCCCTGCTGGTAAGCGGTCTCGTACGGTTCCCGCTGCTGGGCGCGGAGGCCAAGCTCCAACCGCTTCTTCCGCTGGCGACGGGAATCGTCCTGTACGCCCTGTGCCACCTCACCCACGCCAACCCTTACCTGGCCGCCTTCACGGCGGGTGCGACCATCGCGTACGTCATGCCGGAGGCGAGGATCTCCTTCGAGTCGCTGGGCGAGGCGCTGGCGGAGCTGACCAAGTTCGCCGCGCTGCTCGTCTTCGGCGCACTGCTGACCCCCCACCTGTTCGGCAGCCTGCCCCTTGGGGGCTACGGAGCCGTGCTCCTGGCGATCTTCCTGATCCGGCCGGCGTCGCTGCTGCTGTCGCTGCTCGGCACCCGACTCTCGCGCAGGGAGAAGCTGGTCGCCGCGTGGTTCGGCCCGAAGGGCTTCGCCTCTGTGGTGTACGGACTGCTCGTCCTGCAGTCCGGCATCCCACACGCGCAGCAGGCCTTCACGCTGATCGCCGTCTGCATCGCGTTCTCCATCGTCGCCCACAGCTCCACAGACGTGCCCATCGCCCGAGCGTTCCACGTCGACGAACTCGCCGGCATTTCAGAGGGCACGGACGCAAGGCCCGCCGTCGTAGACAGCAGCGAAGGAATCGGAGGACCGTGA
- a CDS encoding CBS domain-containing protein: MRARDLAVEYETVGLDSDALDAARLMAERRLPALLVVDGHGVPKAILPASQMIKLLVPGYVIEDPTLAAIIDERHADRLCDALAGLKVRDCLSKSAPPPVVAAPDDTALEIAAQMAQVRSPLVAVVERDVPDRAEQTGTSGSRLLGVITASHLLERLLAATAR; encoded by the coding sequence GTGCGTGCACGAGACTTGGCAGTGGAGTACGAGACGGTCGGGCTCGACAGCGACGCCTTGGACGCCGCGCGGCTGATGGCCGAGCGTCGTCTGCCCGCGCTGCTGGTGGTCGACGGGCACGGGGTACCGAAGGCCATCCTGCCGGCTTCGCAGATGATCAAGCTTCTCGTTCCCGGGTATGTCATCGAGGATCCGACCCTCGCGGCCATCATCGACGAACGCCATGCGGACCGCCTGTGCGACGCTCTGGCAGGACTCAAGGTGCGCGACTGCCTGTCCAAGAGTGCTCCGCCGCCCGTTGTGGCCGCGCCGGACGACACCGCGCTGGAGATCGCGGCGCAGATGGCGCAGGTCCGCAGCCCGCTGGTGGCCGTGGTGGAGCGGGATGTACCCGACAGGGCAGAGCAGACCGGCACATCCGGTTCACGTCTGCTCGGCGTGATCACCGCCTCCCACCTCCTGGAGCGCCTTCTGGCTGCCACGGCGCGCTGA
- a CDS encoding CdaR family transcriptional regulator — translation MTSADIPDSYLDGYVRLLAEVSATGRHLTRQEVDYQRTLGEQSAEAGYGLRSLISAHLSATRTAWPRDPGAADRTLAAVQQAIDAFAEGYENAQRLAVRQEEAARREFIDDLLHGRSDLGHLAERAERFGLHLSHAHAVAVAQGPTGYDEGSAVPRQVEQALTTRFGNRNVLLTTKDGRLVCVAAGPETGILSYFAKQAHAATDGGRVAIGRSQPGPGGVVQSYEEALSALEMAERLGLDDPVLRTADLLVYPVLTRDRQAMADLVSSTLGPLTTARGGAQPLLDTLTAYFDSGCVAAEAARRLSLSVRAMTYRLERIHKLTGANPAEPAHRYMLQTAVIGARLLDWPAKDR, via the coding sequence GTGACTAGTGCTGACATCCCTGACAGCTATCTGGACGGCTACGTTCGACTCCTGGCCGAGGTGTCGGCGACGGGCCGGCACCTGACGCGCCAGGAGGTCGACTACCAGCGGACCTTGGGCGAACAGTCGGCAGAGGCCGGCTATGGGCTTCGCTCTCTGATCAGCGCACACCTTTCCGCGACACGCACTGCCTGGCCCCGGGATCCCGGCGCGGCGGACCGTACGCTCGCGGCCGTGCAACAGGCCATAGATGCCTTCGCCGAAGGCTACGAAAACGCCCAGCGGCTGGCCGTCCGCCAGGAGGAGGCCGCACGACGGGAGTTCATCGACGACCTTCTCCACGGCCGCAGCGACTTGGGCCACCTGGCTGAGCGCGCCGAACGCTTCGGGCTGCACCTCTCCCACGCCCACGCAGTCGCCGTCGCACAGGGGCCCACCGGGTACGACGAGGGCAGCGCGGTGCCCAGGCAGGTGGAGCAGGCTCTCACCACCCGCTTCGGCAACCGCAATGTGCTGCTCACCACCAAGGACGGACGGCTGGTGTGCGTCGCTGCCGGCCCGGAGACGGGGATCCTCTCCTACTTCGCGAAGCAGGCGCACGCCGCGACGGACGGAGGCCGCGTAGCCATCGGCCGCTCACAACCGGGCCCAGGAGGAGTGGTCCAGTCGTACGAGGAGGCCTTGAGCGCTCTGGAGATGGCCGAGCGCCTCGGACTCGACGACCCCGTCCTGCGCACGGCCGACCTGCTCGTCTACCCGGTCCTGACAAGGGATCGCCAGGCCATGGCCGACCTCGTGTCGAGCACACTCGGCCCGCTCACCACGGCCCGTGGCGGCGCTCAGCCCCTCCTCGACACGCTCACCGCATACTTCGACTCCGGCTGCGTCGCCGCCGAGGCTGCCCGCCGCCTCTCACTCAGCGTGCGGGCCATGACCTACCGACTGGAGCGCATCCACAAGCTCACGGGCGCCAACCCTGCCGAACCCGCCCACCGCTACATGCTCCAGACCGCCGTCATCGGCGCCCGCCTGCTGGACTGGCCCGCAAAGGACCGCTGA
- the arsB gene encoding ACR3 family arsenite efflux transporter has protein sequence MTSTEPTTSRTQSADGPGDDSIVKKLSTLDRYLAVWIALAMAIGLGLGRLIPGMNDALAKIEVGGISLPIALGLLVMMYPVLAKVRYDKLDRVTGDKKLMASSLVINWIVGPAVMFALAWTFLPNLPEYRTGLIIVGLARCIAMVIIWNDLACGDREAAAVLVALNSVFQVIAFGLLGWFYLDLLPRWMNLGDGQGLDVSVWHIALNVIIFLGIPLLAGFLTRRIGEHKLGRAHYEATFLPKIGPWALYGLLFTIVILFALQGKTITSQPLDVARIALPLLVYFAVMFFGAFLLGKGLHLAYDRTATLAFTAAGNNFELAIAVAIATFGVTSGQALSGVVGPLIEVPVLIGLVYVALAWRKKFTPSAVTTAP, from the coding sequence GTGACCTCCACCGAGCCCACCACCTCCCGCACCCAGAGCGCCGATGGGCCCGGGGACGACTCGATCGTCAAAAAGCTCTCCACGCTCGACCGCTACCTCGCGGTGTGGATCGCACTGGCCATGGCCATCGGCCTGGGCCTGGGGCGCCTGATCCCGGGGATGAACGACGCACTCGCCAAGATCGAGGTCGGCGGGATCTCCCTGCCGATCGCGCTCGGCCTGCTCGTGATGATGTACCCGGTCCTGGCCAAGGTGCGCTACGACAAGCTCGACCGCGTCACCGGCGACAAGAAGCTGATGGCGTCCTCGCTGGTCATCAACTGGATCGTCGGACCGGCGGTGATGTTCGCGCTGGCGTGGACCTTCCTGCCGAACCTTCCCGAGTACCGCACCGGCCTGATCATCGTCGGCCTGGCCCGCTGCATCGCGATGGTCATCATCTGGAACGACCTCGCCTGCGGCGACCGCGAGGCCGCGGCCGTCCTGGTCGCGTTGAACTCGGTGTTCCAGGTGATCGCGTTCGGCCTGCTGGGCTGGTTCTACCTCGATCTGCTGCCCCGCTGGATGAACCTCGGCGACGGCCAAGGCCTGGACGTGTCCGTGTGGCACATCGCGCTGAACGTCATCATCTTCCTCGGCATCCCGCTGCTGGCCGGCTTCCTCACCCGCCGCATCGGCGAACACAAGCTCGGCCGCGCCCACTACGAGGCGACGTTCCTTCCGAAGATCGGGCCGTGGGCGCTGTACGGGCTGCTGTTCACGATCGTCATCCTGTTCGCCCTGCAGGGAAAGACGATCACTTCACAGCCGCTGGACGTCGCCCGCATCGCGCTGCCGCTACTGGTGTACTTCGCCGTCATGTTCTTCGGCGCATTCCTCCTCGGCAAGGGCCTCCACCTGGCCTACGACCGCACCGCGACCCTCGCCTTCACCGCCGCGGGCAACAACTTCGAGCTGGCCATCGCGGTCGCCATCGCCACCTTCGGCGTCACCTCCGGCCAGGCCCTGTCCGGCGTCGTCGGCCCGCTCATCGAAGTCCCGGTGCTGATCGGCCTGGTCTACGTCGCGCTCGCCTGGCGCAAGAAGTTCACCCCCAGCGCGGTGACGACGGCCCCGTGA
- a CDS encoding helix-turn-helix transcriptional regulator — protein MLTSVDADVIRVLGDPLRLKIVTLLARETLCTTHLVEETGAKQTNLSNHMKVLRAAGLVETEPCGRFTYYKLKPEVLAGLSEQFAELAASARTAAENKRACP, from the coding sequence ATGCTGACTTCAGTCGATGCTGATGTGATCCGGGTGTTGGGCGATCCGCTCCGCCTGAAGATCGTGACCCTGCTTGCGCGCGAGACGCTCTGCACGACGCACCTGGTCGAGGAGACCGGAGCCAAGCAGACCAACCTCTCCAACCACATGAAGGTGCTGCGGGCGGCCGGGCTCGTGGAGACCGAGCCGTGCGGCCGCTTCACCTACTACAAACTCAAGCCCGAGGTCCTGGCCGGCCTGTCCGAGCAGTTCGCCGAACTCGCCGCCTCCGCCCGCACCGCCGCCGAGAACAAGAGGGCCTGCCCGTGA
- a CDS encoding arsenate reductase ArsC has protein sequence MADKPSVLFVCVHNAGRSQMAAAWLTHLAGDRVEVRSAGSTPGDQVNPAAVQAMAEVGIDISQQTPKTLTIDAVKESDVCITMGCGDACPVFPGKRYLDWKLDDPAGQDIETVRPIRDEIKTLVEGLIAEIAPTKPEATA, from the coding sequence ATGGCCGACAAGCCGTCCGTCCTGTTCGTCTGCGTCCACAACGCCGGCCGCTCCCAAATGGCCGCCGCGTGGCTGACCCACCTGGCCGGAGACCGCGTCGAGGTCCGCTCCGCCGGCTCCACCCCCGGCGATCAGGTCAACCCGGCCGCCGTCCAGGCCATGGCCGAGGTCGGCATCGACATCTCCCAGCAGACGCCGAAGACCCTCACCATCGACGCGGTGAAGGAGTCGGACGTCTGCATCACCATGGGCTGCGGCGACGCCTGCCCCGTCTTCCCCGGCAAGCGCTACCTGGACTGGAAGCTGGACGACCCGGCCGGACAGGACATCGAGACCGTCCGCCCGATCCGCGACGAGATCAAGACCCTCGTCGAGGGCCTGATCGCCGAGATCGCCCCCACGAAGCCGGAGGCGACAGCGTGA
- a CDS encoding DEDDh family exonuclease, translating into MTMLEDPLFAAPTQWSAPADSTASAGTWPTGYPQGYAVVDVETTGLARDDRIVSAAVYRVDARGEIEDHWYTMVNPERDPGPVWIHGLTSEVLEGAPLFADIAEEFAAHLADRVLVAHNAVFDWSMIAREYARAERTAPVRQRLCTIALSKELGLPLANHKLETLAAHFGVVQRRAHHALDDARVLAEAFRPSLHAAAEGGVRLPLLECLPLTEWYDGRDRAPAGRIGRQSGYRPGGWRPSRRFPPCPYPNPGRYEPGRPLRQGMRVAFSGDTSVERELLEDRAVAAGLHVAGSLSRLTSLLVTNDPDSGTSKTVKARQYGTPVIDEAAFGQLLQDVAPAEGGPADGGTGNAARGGPASGARGGQTSGA; encoded by the coding sequence ATGACCATGCTCGAAGATCCTTTGTTCGCGGCCCCCACGCAATGGTCGGCTCCCGCCGACTCCACGGCGTCCGCGGGCACTTGGCCGACCGGCTATCCGCAGGGGTACGCAGTCGTGGACGTGGAGACCACGGGGCTCGCCCGGGACGACCGCATCGTGTCGGCCGCCGTCTACCGCGTCGACGCCCGAGGCGAGATCGAGGACCACTGGTACACGATGGTCAATCCCGAGCGTGACCCGGGCCCGGTCTGGATCCACGGCCTGACGAGCGAGGTGCTGGAGGGCGCGCCGCTCTTCGCGGACATCGCCGAGGAGTTCGCGGCCCACCTGGCCGACCGCGTCCTCGTCGCGCACAACGCCGTCTTCGACTGGTCCATGATCGCCCGGGAGTACGCCCGCGCGGAGCGCACCGCCCCCGTGCGGCAGCGGCTGTGCACCATCGCGCTCAGCAAGGAGCTGGGCCTCCCGCTGGCCAACCACAAGCTGGAGACGCTCGCGGCGCACTTCGGCGTCGTCCAGCGCCGCGCGCACCACGCGCTGGACGACGCGCGCGTGCTGGCCGAGGCCTTCCGGCCCAGCCTGCACGCGGCGGCCGAGGGCGGCGTGCGGCTGCCGCTGCTGGAGTGCCTGCCGCTGACGGAGTGGTACGACGGCCGGGACCGCGCCCCCGCCGGGCGGATCGGGCGTCAGTCCGGATACCGGCCCGGCGGTTGGCGCCCGTCGCGCAGGTTCCCCCCGTGCCCGTATCCGAACCCGGGACGCTACGAGCCCGGCAGGCCCCTGCGGCAGGGCATGCGCGTGGCGTTCTCGGGTGACACGTCCGTGGAGCGCGAGCTGCTGGAGGACCGGGCCGTGGCCGCGGGTCTGCACGTGGCCGGCAGCCTGTCGCGGCTGACCAGCCTGCTGGTCACCAATGACCCGGACTCCGGCACCAGCAAGACCGTCAAGGCCCGGCAGTACGGCACACCGGTGATCGACGAGGCGGCCTTCGGCCAGCTGCTCCAGGACGTGGCGCCCGCGGAGGGCGGCCCGGCGGACGGCGGGACCGGGAACGCGGCGCGTGGCGGACCGGCGTCCGGGGCACGCGGCGGACAGACCTCCGGGGCGTAG